In Oryza sativa Japonica Group chromosome 1, ASM3414082v1, the genomic stretch GTATGCGTTCCACTGTAATTTTTCTGTACTGGTGTAGTTTTTGCATTGGGCAGTATCTGATAGTAACCCTGTACGTCCGCTGTCCACATCCCAAAGAGGGAGCTATACATACATTGTGTGACATAGCGTTTGTTGTCTGTGACAGTCTAAAGTTTTGCTGGATGAACTAATATGTGTCCTGCCACCAATCTGCACGTTTTTTTCTCTGTAATGTTGATTACTTCTCTTTCTATATAGCGCAAGTGCTGAGCAGCAAGCCGTCGACTGTAAAATCTCACCAGTTTATCTATCTAATATATGGACAGCGAGCATTCTAGACCCCCCTATCGCTTGTACTAGTACTAGCAGCGAGCATTTGGTTGGGCCAAATTTAGTTGAGCTTACGTGATTGGGTTGCGCAGGGTTCGGTACAGTGTCACCGGTGCACCGCGCAGGCGAGCGGAGTGCGGAAACTCTCGGCGGTCAGGTGCTGGGTGTTGCTAACTTGTCGTGTTGGCCACTTTTTTTTCGCCGGAAAGACCGAAGGAGGTCATTCAATTAAGATTGGAAGAAAAGGTTACAAGAAAAGGTTTTACATCGATAGCTGGTTGTCGAGGAAGGATGTGCACTAGAGCACACGCCCCGAACCAAGTGCCAACCGCAAACACACGCTACAGAGAGGGGAGCCGAGCACCGAACCGGCCGTCGCTATGCGAGACCGATCGCCACCGGGCCAACAACACCACCACGACGCGAAGACTCTAAAACGACGCCCTCAGGAAGGTCGCGACGCCAAAAGACGCCGTCgtcatccgtcccaaaaacgGAACAAGGTTTTCACCCAGAGCTCCTTGCCAAGGGAGGAGGGGTACCTCAACCATGCCCTCAGGAGGGTTACCACACCCGAAAGCGACCCGAAAGCGTAGTCACTGTTGGCCCAAAGGTTGGGCTAAGCTTTCGCTCGGTACCCCCTACCGCCATGGTCCGTTGCCCAATCCGAAACCACCATCTAAACATCGGCGGCACATGGCTTCCACCACACCCAACCGACgccccaccgccggccggcttCCAGTCTTGCCAACGACAAGACTGCCACAGCACCAACCACCTCCGCCAGGTAGCTGACCCAagccgcctctgccacgccgcccgccggctTCCCCGTTGAATCCAACTTAAGGGAGTCCGGACATGGAACAACATTGCCTCGGCAACCTGAGTTTTCCTTGTCAACTGACCACCGCCACCAGCCTGTCAAGAAGCTCCCCGCAGAgaggggaggagctcgccaaaCAGGGTTAGCCTGGTCGACAACAAGGAAGACGACCCCGCCGCCACGCCCTAGCACGCTGACCCAGGCCACCTCCGCCACGCCGCCCTTCAGCCTCCACGTCGAATCCGACCTATGGGACCGGACCGGGAACAACCTCGCCTTGGCAACCTGAGTCTTTCTGGTAGACCGGCCAACGCCTTCACCGTGCCTAGAAGCTCCCcacaaagaaggggaggagctctTCGAACACAGCGACCGCCTGGCCAACCACGGGAAAGACGACCCCGCCGCCAGCGCGCTCCACACCGCCGCCAAGCccaacggcggcctcgccgaagccaatgctccgccgccacctcgccgcccaccAACGGCGACCCAGGCCGCCCAGCGTCGCTGGTCGCGCCTCCAACCCGCCACCTCCGCATGGCCaacgcgccgttgccgccgcctaCGCGCGGCCCTCGCGCCGTCCCGCGCATCCCAGGAGACGTCGCCGCGTCTTGGGTTGCCGGGCCGAGCGGCCGTCGCGAAGCCGCCGCACCGCTGCTGCCGCGCTGGGCAGGCTGcgcctgcccgccgcctccgcgcccggGCTAGCCGCACCACGCTGCCCCaggcgcccgccgcctccgcgctcgGGCCGTCCCTGCAGAGCCACCGCCGGTGAGCCGCAGCtgccctccgcctccgcgctcgAGCCAGGCCGACCGAGCTGtagccgcacgccgccgcgccgcctcaagccgcgtcgcgccgccggcgcgccagATCTAGGCGAGGGGTGGCCGGATTCGGCCTTGggggcgccggatccgccgcctccccacgcctcgccgccgtggccgcctcgcccgagccgcgccaccgcctctgACCGCGCTGGTGAGGGATGGTGCCCCGTCCACGTCGCGCCGAGGAGGGGAACACCACGAAGGAGAgaagcctcgccgccgccttccttacacgccgccggcgagctccggcagcggcgaggtgagGGGGAAGgagtggaggcgtgggcggctagggtttttggccccccgagccgcccgcgcgagAGCGACGCGGGGAGTTTTTCTGAAGTTCTCCTTCAAAGATGTTTCGTGTTGGCCACTTGGGAGTTGGGAACTAGGAAGCAAATCCTCTGCCATCTGTTACAGTTGGTTTGATATCGGATAAAGCGTGTGCATTTCGCGCTTCGGATATGTGATTATGTGGCCAACTAGCCCCTAATTTGTGTGACATACGCACTCATCTACCTCATGCATCATGGATTGGACCGGAGTCGGACACTTCCCACGCACATTTTGATATGAGTAATTTGCGTTGGCTGTATAAGAACTTGGCAGGTGGATACAATTAGGTGCAAAAACTTAAAAGCCGAGTATAGCAGTACAATAACTTGGCTAGGTGGGTGCGCTCATGGTGCAAAAGTTGCCACGCCATTGTTCCACCTCAGCGAAAGTGACACATGAGCATTGACCTTATCATTTTACAGAAAAGTCCCTAGTAACTTTTATATTTCAATTACTTCTTTTTTAGATGTATCTGTTTTCCTCGTGTCGCAATGATCAAACCAGTCCATCTTCTCATCCAAATAAATTCTACTACTGCCAactccaaaaaaagaaaaacccaccATGATGCAGTTCAATTGTGAATTCTTCTTTCTCATGGCCTGCACTACAAAATAATTGGTTGATGTGATATACCGCATAAGGAAAATAATACACTAAGATTATTTGCAGATTATCCAACTAACTATATGCTGCTGATAATGGTACAACACATCTAGCAAGAATTTCTCATTGCCAATGTTACTCTTATATCGTATACAGCTACAGGAAACACCAATAATTTTAGTGCAACCAATCTCGTGGCTAGTACCATTAGATCACTTCATTGAATTGTAATAACAAATAATATGATATTCAAGtgaaaacccaaaaaaaatacaGCCATTGTATAGATCAATGAAACCTTTACTTTGCAATCATCCATCAAATGAACAAAAAATAGAAGTCTACAACCATCAGCAAGTGATTTACCATAACAAGCTAGGAGCATATGCTCCAAAAACTCGTCGAGTCGGAGCTATCCCAAAGCTTGCGGCGATCACGTCGACAGCAGCAATTTATCGACTTGAATTGGTTTGGTTATTGGTTTAGGGATTGAACTAATGTGACACACGgagccctcatcgccaccgcgaTGTAATGGTTTCGCTCGTTGTCGTTGCTGtcgcggccaccgccaccgccaccaccgcagcTACCTCTCAATTAGGATCACGTCAAGAAAGATGGAAGAAGATATGCATACGTTTGTTTTGTTTATTGAGTTAAAAAGGAATgtgattggaaaaaaaaaagctattagGGGTTTTCTATGAAATGAGATAGTTCTTTCATGTCAAAGCTGATGTGGCAATTTTGCTAAGGTGGAATAGTAAGGTGGCAATTTCTTTTACGTGGCTACTTTTGCACCATGAGTGCACCCACCTAGCCAGCCAAGTTATTGTACCGCTAccactactacgaaaaccatctttcgtggTGGCTATTttgggttttcgctggcggaatttggagccgccacaaagcaaaggccagtgaaaatcaagatcttcgctagcggttatCGACCACAAGCGAAAAaacattttcgctggcggccgccTTAAGCCAGCCGTCAGCAAAAATCCATTTTCGCTGGCGACTGGTTTAAGACGGCAGCCAgcgaaaatgtttttttttctgacggtTACACTATACCAGCCGCCAGAGAAAATACTGACCAAGTTTATAAGAAAAAACGACGAACGGAGCGAACGCTCcgtccgcctccacctccatcaAAGCTCCATCCACCCAAGCATGAGCATCACAAAAATTTGAATCATTAGCACGTGGCTACAGTATGGCATCAACCATCCCAATCCATTcacacatcacaaattcaccCCAAATCTCATAATACATTCAACAGATtaattcacaaatcacaaaatcaCCACAAATTAACACAtccattcacaaatcacaataaaataccAAAAAAATTCATCCgttgttcttaaaaaaaatccaccgcctccacctcgccaccgccgctacaGAGCCGTGCCGCAGCCTCCATCGTGGCCCGTGCGCCAGAtctgagagagagagtgtgtggtGGTGGCAGAGAGAGACCTGGGAGGTGCGCCGCCTCGATCCGTGTGCTCCTCCGCTCCGGATCTGGTCccgtcgccggatccgccgcgaGCCGCCTCGGGCACCGCCGCCGTGAGCTGCACGAGCGCCGCCGCATCGCGACGCACGGGCGCCGCCTCGATccgcgtgctgctgctgctgggctcGTCGCCGCTGCTAGTGGGGAgtgaagggggaggagagggagaggtgggtggagagaagaggagagggagaggtgggtGGAGAGgactgtagcgcccgttccgtcgtggcgcctagcgggaaaattatctcttaaaaaccctaattgcgaaatttgtttctttgcttgttgtctagtgtccgtgccatctcaagatctcaatccccgatctatcgtcgagttcaattccgaatccaatccctccaaatcaaattcctccgcaaaagtccattttgcctcccccagggtcgatgggccgattttccctcggcccatcttcccctctctctcccggctctctctctcgctttccCCGGCGCGCCcccgctctctccctctctccctccgctccgccccgcgccgcgcgcgcgagcgcgtgtcgccgcgccgagcgcccctccctcgcgcgccgcgcgcgagcgcgagagccgcgccctGCGCCCCtccgctcggccccgcgagccagcacgcgtaagccgcccgcgccgagccaagtcctccctcaccgctccctcgctgccgcttcccgcgcgccgtgttcgcgtgcgcgcgcccgcgcggacgccgcccgttgcaagccgcgcgcgcgtgccgaatggtcgaccgcccggtcgccgccgccgtcagcctctgcacgcgcctgtcgccaatgtcgccgctccgctccaagcCGTCCccccgtcatcgtcgtcgtcatcgcccggcccccgccactccgcgcgcaagccgccaagggacggagccgcgcccctcctccctctgccgcgacgctcccgctccccttcccctttttcccgaatcggcaaaggggcaagcccctttctccccctcctttttccctttttcctcctcgccggcgtcatcctcctgccgccgctttggctgcaagcgccgagcgccagctcgcgccttgaccgttCAATGTCGGTTTCCCTcgcccaaaccgacattgccgcccatttaagCCCAAGCCCTCCCCCTCCAAACTCTCTCATTttcgcctccgcgccattgccgccctctgtttcgccgtcgccgatcgtcgttgcgcgtgtcggaggagccggcacgagcaaggacgcggaagaggactccggccgcgccctctccttcctcttccccggcccgaggccggagagattactcccgcgccgtcggcctctcgtcacagcgccccgtcccgcacggtagtgcctccctccgttcttcctcctcgctccatctcctccccttagatttcggtagtagctcgagtagcctccccgtagttagccggcgccgccccgactgttgccgtcgctcgccgtgtgctcgccgccgtcgccgcccgagctccgtagcacccgctcgtcgccggcctcgctcggcgtagttccgcccaatccgacgctagcgtcgagttcccgacgccgcgtagatgctctcaccgccgggaatcgacctctcgtgacctcgtcgccgtttccctcttctcccgccgccggttgccgccgccgcaatccgccgccgtcgagcaacctccgacgaatccgagccgttggctcgtctccccttgtcacgtgcagccgcccggtgtgctcgcttttgcctgtatcaccgtggttcgctccgctgctcgccgccgccacccgccgtccattcgcggccgggtcgtcgtctacctcccgccggcccgcgtggcagccacgtaggcgccacgtcggcgccagctcagcctagaccgggtcgagcccaccccggtcggtccctccccgtgcgcgcgttccaccgcgagccgtgaggctgcgcgtgggcccgccgcatccgcgtccaccgcgagccgcgcgcgtgcaccgcgtcccaaccccgcccgcgcgcgtgcgccgtgcgcaccctccgcacggtgagccgagccgctgacaagcgggtcccacccgggaccacgcgtggtgagcccggtccaccggctccctctctctcctccctcccgcgcgcgcgcgcttgggccgtcttgggccggccggtccgttaagctcggccgagctgCCCCAAATCTCTTGGGCCGCACCCTAGCcacccgagaaaagtctatattccctccctcctttcttttctttttcttttccaaaaaggatttaattaaatcctttttccgttagaccaaaaatccaataatcttagaaattcaatatcttcccacccgtaaatccgtttgactccgttcaacttccaaaattcctcaaatctcgagatctatctaatggcacgcttagaggtcattaatagggctttattttcgccgtttgttgagttgttccgtttcgcgtgtagttccggagcccgaagacccgcagtgcgaggatttcgaggatcaagctccagatctcgagcaaggcaagccacctttgaacatcttgagcctatatttgaaatctaattatattgcttgcaaaatattatgcattgataggatcgcacttaatctattgttccgtctgcaaggcagattggcggacctacctaaattgttgcatttgatcctttccttgttaattgttacagcatgtccccttgtaaccacctagttGCGTCTTGATATTCGTGCatcctgtgcgagtatcgacggacgccttcaaacttataatctgaataacaacttgggtaaaacttgggttttacgaaagatttggaaaacccgacacctgggtcggtgcttgcgaactaaatgaatttccagaaccgcggaccggggaacgtaccgggtgtacggtttcccgctctcgcacttaaggaccgatttccttggaatttcatccaaacataagataagtacgaccacatgggtggaatgggacacccctggctgagtaactagcttatcaggggagccttgatgccgagagacatgtggattcgccggggtggtgtcggggaggacccctgggcttcctggcacagtatggtctgggacctaacctgttgttggtctgggacccctctcgttggcatatggtaaacctgtatcggctttcaaaatgccttgtcatgaaagcttggaggtctcccgacgtggctgatccccacgggctgggtgatccgggttagtaatgtcgtgtgggtaaagtgtaccccctctgcagaggttaacaaactgttcgaacagccgtgcccacggtcatgggcggatgtgaggtgattcctagcgtagttttgtttgactactgcttgtgaaattgctgttgtgaaaaggggttcgatgtttgaaaaatcagcagctgacgggatcagctaggcccgggtggccgtttgaaaagttgttggcccgggtggccgtttgaaaagttgttggcccgggtggccgtttgaaaagctgttggccgggtgccaaccttgttgcaatcctaaagagtgacacattgcacatactccgaccggacgagacgcactgtctcatccgagtcgtttgagaagcactcacctaatcattttagaaaagagttcaaataaaataaattgcaaaaataacagcctttccttgaagcctgcattaaacacttatttcccctggcttgctgagtactcccgtactcacccttgctctatataaataatccccccccagttgctgaagaagatgaagtggatcctgctgacgaggagttcttccaggagcaagtcggctacgatgagttttagggtttcggcctagttcccaagtcgtgcctgtgatgattggtccaagtcctggcttccgctttccttttgtaatgcagttgtgagctcgggatctgtccgcagcccaacatgactatACTTCTACTCtttaataaagagacctctgttgctgtgatactctgtctccctgtgataccagcactgtttcctgggactggtatcgattaacaggttaatttggagcgtcacgggctagttccggtcgggactagttcggggcgtgacaaggaCAGAGGAGACGCAGTGGGTGGAGATAAGACACGATTTTTCTGGCGGAGGTGTTAGT encodes the following:
- the LOC136355469 gene encoding uncharacterized protein translates to MRRRSCSSRRRCPRRLAADPATGPDPERRSTRIEAAHLPGGAAACGYSSVGLARARRRRAAAAHRRWLCRDGPSAEAAGAWGSVVRLARARRRRAGAACPARQQRCGGFATAARPGNPRRGDVSWDARDGARAARRRRQRRVGHAEVAGWRRDQRRWAAWVAVGGRRGGGGALASARPPLGLAAVWSALAAGSSFPWLARRSLCSKSSSPSLWGASRHGEGVGRSTRKTQVAKARLFPVRSHRSDSTWRLKGGVAEVAWVSVLGRGGGVVFLVVDQANPVWRAPPLSAGSFLTGWWRWSVDKENSGCRGNVVPCPDSLKLDSTGKPAGGVAEAAWVSYLAEVVGAVAVLSLARLEAGRRWGVGWVCDYAFGSLSGVVTLLRAWLRYPSSLGKELWVKTLFRFWDG